The genomic window GCTGCTGGTGCAGATGCCATTAAATTCTTACTTTATTATGATACCGATGAAGATAGAAAAATAAACGAACAAAAGCATGTCTTCATGGAACGCGTAGGATCAGAGTGTTTAGCAGAAGATATTCCTTTCTTTTTAGAAATTGTCACTTATGATGCAACGAATGAGGATGTCAAGGGAGCAGCATTTGCTAAAGTAAAACCTCATAAAGTGATTGAAGCAATGAAAGAATTTTCTAAAGCTGATTATAAAGTCGATGTATTAAAAATGGAAGTTCCAGTAAATATGAACTTTGTTGAAGGTTTCGCTAAAGAAGAAACAGTCTACACAAAAGAAGAAGCAACTGCTTACTTCAAAAAACAAAGCCAAGCAACAGACTTGCCATTCATTTTCTTAAGTGCAGGAGTTTCGGCTAAGTTATTCCAAGATACATTAGTTTTTGCTAAAGAAGCTGGTTCGACTTTTAACGGTGTTTTATGTGGCCGTGCAACTTGGTCAGAAGGCGTAGCACCTTATGCAACAAAAGGAGAAGAAGTAGGCCGTGAGTGGTTAAAAACAACAGGTAAACAAAATATTGAAGAATTAAATGCTGTATTAAACACAACTGCATCATCTTGGTATGATAAAGTTTCTAACGAATAATAACGTAAAAAATCACTCTCGCATCTTGTGAGAGTGATTTTTTTGAATAATAGTAGCCGTTTTGCGCTAATCTAATGACACAGAAAATAAAAATGTGAAAACAATCAAACTAAAGAGTTTAGTGCTATACTCTTTTTAGTAAAAAATTATTTTTTAGATGAATGAGTTCATTCAAGGAGGACAAAGATGGAGATAAAAAAGAATCAGTATCCGACAAATTGGGTTGGATTAAAATCAACACGTTTTAGCAAATACCGTTCATGGATTAACAATGAAAAGCCAGGTATCTGCGGGACGTATGTTTGTGCAGTTCTATTGCATGACTTGTACCAAAACCGTTACGGAAAAGACTTATCTAAAAGTTTGTTAGTGGCAGGATTAAAATCAGTCGTTGATGAAACTTTTATGTACCGTGGGACCTTTCCTTGGGACTTGAAACATGGTTTAGCTGTTGTTTTAAAAGGAAATCCTGATTACAAAGCTAAACTATCTTTTATTCCAGATAGAGTGGTAGTAGAACAGTTAAATAAACCAAATCCGTTACCTATTACAGTCGGAACAACGAGAGTATTAGGAAGTCCATACCAAAATCATTGGGTACTGGTTTATGCATATGGATACAATACAAAAGGAAAATTATTTTTTGAAGCTTATGATAACCATGGCAAAAGTGCAGCGATTTTGCCAGCTTCTCAAACATTTGGGTGTGTTTGGTTAGAAGAAAATAAAAATAAGTAAGCAAAAAATGCTTACTTATTTTATTTAAACACTTATTTTATTTAAACGAACATCACTCAAGCGTTTTGTAACTAAGTCCATAATGATTTGTGCATCAGCGGGATTTTCTAAATCATGGTTATCAATATCAATGATCAGTGTTTCACTCTTATCATAAGAATCAAACCAATTATCGTATTGACTATGAAGATGCGTATAGTAATCTAATAAACCTTGGTTGCCTTCAATTTGTTCGAATGAACGACCTCTTTTTTCGATACGACCTAAAACCGTATCCAATGAACCACGAAGATAGATTAATAAATCAGGTGATTTCTTTTTCATGCCATCTAATTCTTCCATCATATTATCTAATAAATCTAAATAAGTATCCATTTCAGCATCACTCATATTGCCTTCTTCGTAATTAATTTTTGTAAACAAGGCATCTTCATAAATTGAACGATCCAATACGTTGTTCTCATGTAAAAATGCTGCTTTAATACTACGAAAACGGGTATTTAAAAAATAAATTTGTAAAGAAAAAGCCCACCTTTTTGGATCCTCATAAAACTTTTCTAAAATACGGTTATCATCAACACTTTCATAAAAAGCATCGCTTCCTAATGTTTCAGATATTAATTTTGTGTACGTGCTTTTACCAGCACCTATCATTCCTGCTAAAACAATCACTGCGTTATGTTCCCCTTTCAATTGACGGTCACTCTCCTATCAAAGACCGGTGTCGTCTTCGGTTAATTTGCACTTCTTAGTATAGCATAATTTATAAACTGAAAGGGAACAAGTGCTAAATATGTCTGTGTCAAGTTTTTCTCGGGTCCCTTATTATCCTGCTAGTTTAGGCGTTCTATTTTTGTACACTCATCAGCTACCGCACGGCTATGCCGTTTGCTGGCCCATCTTTTTGGAGAAGGTTTCTAAAACCAGAAACCTTCTCCAAAAAGACAGGAATTAACGAAAAGTTTTAAATAATTGCCCCATTGCCGATGAATGAGAGGCATACAACGGAATTGCTCCATTCTTTGCTCCAACTGACTGTCGTGTCTTCTCATGCAATAATGACGATAAACGAATGGTTTGTTTCAGCTTGCGTTGTTGTCTCGCACTTCTATTTTGTTGGTGAAGATAAGCTTCGCGTAATGTGTGATTTAACATGCCTTGTTTTACCTTTACCATAGCTTCGCAACCTTCTTCGCTCCAATGCATCCCACGCTTTTTCATCCGAAAAGAAATGTGCCGTTGATTTGACTCCATTGCGCCTAAACCTCTAGCGTCCTTCGGCGCCTGTTCTACTTTTTCACGCCAATCGAAAATCCGATCCCAATTCCGCAATACGTATGTCCTAAAAATTTTCAGTTTTTCCAATGCTAGTGTCTCGTCTAGCGTGCTTTCATACGTATCCAACCAAACAGTTAGGTCATCTAAATTATGCGCTTTTAGTGCTTGTTTAACCTGCCGTTTAAAGAGAGTCGCTTGTGCTCCAAACGCACGATTTAAGCCTTGATAGACATGATAGGAGTCTAGCTGGTTTAAAACAGGGTAGTTCGACTGAGAAAAAGCTTCTTGGAATTTGTCTGCTGTATAGCCTTGTCCACCATCGCTATTGGTAATGACTTGGGCTTGTTGTAACGCATAGTGATTCGCCGTAAAAGCTTGAACTTCTGCCCAAAAACCAGCGGTTTTTTTAGTCGTCATGATGGCTTTAGGTTCCTTTAAAGAGACTCTCTTTCCGTTTTTTTCCCAGCCTTCGTAAACGATGGCATGACGAACTTCTAAGCTTTTTTTCTTTTTCGTCCCACGAACAAAAACACCATCAGCCTCGGCATAAAAATAATTCACTTTTTTTCCTTTTGGTAAT from Carnobacterium iners includes these protein-coding regions:
- a CDS encoding ISLre2 family transposase is translated as MDKIITKLYEIIKESSDLIATEESIQLYMYETFAELVGDIFTHLNQVAKEQKQSEGWKVKRADWKTVQFLFGPVRYHRTLMVDHESQNHYPLDECLGIRNYQRHSPLVEVKVAELASKCTYRDTADLLKEWTAVMISHQTVGSLLKRVGTAQSREDEESVLELEEAAELPKGKKVNYFYAEADGVFVRGTKKKKSLEVRHAIVYEGWEKNGKRVSLKEPKAIMTTKKTAGFWAEVQAFTANHYALQQAQVITNSDGGQGYTADKFQEAFSQSNYPVLNQLDSYHVYQGLNRAFGAQATLFKRQVKQALKAHNLDDLTVWLDTYESTLDETLALEKLKIFRTYVLRNWDRIFDWREKVEQAPKDARGLGAMESNQRHISFRMKKRGMHWSEEGCEAMVKVKQGMLNHTLREAYLHQQNRSARQQRKLKQTIRLSSLLHEKTRQSVGAKNGAIPLYASHSSAMGQLFKTFR
- a CDS encoding dihydrolipoamide dehydrogenase gives rise to the protein MEIKKNQYPTNWVGLKSTRFSKYRSWINNEKPGICGTYVCAVLLHDLYQNRYGKDLSKSLLVAGLKSVVDETFMYRGTFPWDLKHGLAVVLKGNPDYKAKLSFIPDRVVVEQLNKPNPLPITVGTTRVLGSPYQNHWVLVYAYGYNTKGKLFFEAYDNHGKSAAILPASQTFGCVWLEENKNK
- a CDS encoding deoxynucleoside kinase, with amino-acid sequence MKGEHNAVIVLAGMIGAGKSTYTKLISETLGSDAFYESVDDNRILEKFYEDPKRWAFSLQIYFLNTRFRSIKAAFLHENNVLDRSIYEDALFTKINYEEGNMSDAEMDTYLDLLDNMMEELDGMKKKSPDLLIYLRGSLDTVLGRIEKRGRSFEQIEGNQGLLDYYTHLHSQYDNWFDSYDKSETLIIDIDNHDLENPADAQIIMDLVTKRLSDVRLNKISV
- the lacD gene encoding tagatose-bisphosphate aldolase yields the protein MLKVSSNKMEALKRLSDEKGVIGALAIDQRGSLKKMIAAGSTTDVGDEGIVRFKELVSEELTPFATSILLDPEYGLPAAKVRDKEAGLLVAYEKTGYDATEPGRLPDLLPEWSVKRLKAAGADAIKFLLYYDTDEDRKINEQKHVFMERVGSECLAEDIPFFLEIVTYDATNEDVKGAAFAKVKPHKVIEAMKEFSKADYKVDVLKMEVPVNMNFVEGFAKEETVYTKEEATAYFKKQSQATDLPFIFLSAGVSAKLFQDTLVFAKEAGSTFNGVLCGRATWSEGVAPYATKGEEVGREWLKTTGKQNIEELNAVLNTTASSWYDKVSNE